A window from Henckelia pumila isolate YLH828 unplaced genomic scaffold, ASM3356847v2 CTG_466, whole genome shotgun sequence encodes these proteins:
- the LOC140872570 gene encoding nascent polypeptide-associated complex subunit alpha-like protein 4 has product MPGPVVEETEAQIKIQDEPLVEDVKEDDDHEHEAEDSDDEDDDKDGSPGSNESSKQSRSEKKSRKAMLKLGMKPVPGVSRVTIKRTKNIMFFISKPDVFKNPNSETYIIFGEAKIEDLSSQLQTQAAQQFRMPDMSSVMAKSEVAATAANALPDEEEEEVDETGVEARDVDLVMTQAGVSKAKAVKALKTHCGDIVSAIMELTT; this is encoded by the exons ATGCCAGGTCCAGTTGTTGAAGAAACTGAAGCCCAGATAAAGATTCAG GATGAGCCTCTGGTGGAAGATGTGAAGGAAGATGATGACCATGAACATGAAGCTGAAGATTCCGATGATGAAGACGACGATAAGGATGGCTCCCCTG GTTCGAATGAAAGTTCTAAGCAGAGCAGAAGTGAGAAGAAGAGTCGCAAGGCCATGTTGAAACTTGGAATGAAGCCGGTTCCAGGAGTAAGCAGGGTGACCATTAAGAGAACCAAAAAT ATTATGTTTTTCATCTCAAAACCAGATGTCTTTAAGAACCCCAATTCCGAAACCTACATCATTTTTGGGGAGGCCAAGATAGAGGATTTGAGCTCTCAACTACAGACGCAGGCCGCACAGCAATTTAGGATGCCGGATATGAGTTCTGTGATGGCAAAATCAGAAGTAGCTGCTACGGCTGCAAATGCACTGCCGGATGAGGAAGAAGAGGAGGTTGACGAGACAGGAGTCGAGGCTCGTGATGTTGACTTGGTGATGACACAGGCCGGGGTATCCAAAGCCAAGGCTGTTAAAGCTCTCAAAACTCACTGTGGAGACATTGTCAGTGCCATCATGGAGTTAACTACCTGA
- the LOC140872622 gene encoding LOW QUALITY PROTEIN: peroxidase 5-like (The sequence of the model RefSeq protein was modified relative to this genomic sequence to represent the inferred CDS: deleted 1 base in 1 codon; substituted 1 base at 1 genomic stop codon), giving the protein MVRELGRARELPRPSSRANLTNMGCDESVLIDTVNPSSPAEKDSTLNNTSLRGFEVIDSAKARIEAMCPRTISCGDIIAFAAGDNVEIAKGLGYLDSAGRKDGRVSVASDALANLPPPTSNVNQLTQSFVNKGLTQEEMIILFGAHTIGRSHCTSLSNWLYNFNSTSQDLDPTYANQLKAACPQGSTDPNLVVPMDPPSPATSDXVVSYYQGVLANRGLFTSDQTLLTTQQTRAQVVQNSQNLFGWQSKFAAAMVKMGQIGVLIYNNARENRVNCRVINS; this is encoded by the exons ATGGTgagggagcttggccgagctcgcGAGCTTCCgaggccgagctcccgagctaacCTCACAAATATG GGATGTGATGAATCAGTTCTGATCGACACCGTCAACCCATCCAGCCCTGCGGAGAAGGATTCGACACTGAATAATACAAGCCTTCGAGGTTTTGAAGTGATTGACAGTGCCAAGGCCAGAATAGAAGCAATGTGTCCACGCACAATATCATGTGGGGATATTATCGCTTTTGCGGCTGGAGACAACGTAGAGATAG CCAAAGGACTCGGATACCTCGACTCTGCGGGTAGAAAGGATGGTAGAGTGTCTGTAGCTTCTGATGCATTGGCAAACTTGCCACCTCCTACATCCAATGTGAATCAACTCACACAATCATTTGTAAATAAAGGTTTAACTCAAGAAGAAATGATCATCCTTTTTG gtgcaCACACGATAGGCCGGTCTCATTGCACGTCGCTTAGCAACTGGCTCTACAACTTCAACTCTACTAGCCAAGATTTGGATCCCACTTATGCAAACCAGTTGAAGGCAGCATGCCCACAGGGCAGCACAGATCCAAATCTGGTGGTGCCTATGGACCCGCCCAGCCCAGCTACGAGTGAT TGAGTCGTGAGCTACTATCAAGGAGTTCTGGCAAATCGAGGCCTGTTCACCTCGGATCAAACCTTGCTTACCACCCAACAAACGCGAGCGCAGGTGGTCCAAAACTCTCAAAATTTGTTCGGTTGGCAGAGTAAATTTGCTGCTGCAATGGTGAAGATGGGGCAGATTGGTGTGTTGATCTACAATAACGCGCGCGAGAATCGTGTAAACTGCAGAGTGATCAACAGCTGA